A single Populus nigra chromosome 13, ddPopNigr1.1, whole genome shotgun sequence DNA region contains:
- the LOC133670430 gene encoding uncharacterized protein LOC133670430, translated as MLENLCMIWGSDDLISLSRFLTFERERDSHYIMAKSTVELSRPANPTLKKPSFPKKRTTMSVLICLYSPKLSIFLLALCVSLFTLYHIQSLHARTTSSPWSFVHQWERVTNCTQEHESMAEKLRQSVTFLPLKDLRYADKALQGHTWFMSSMYDTREEGGVQYQQFPSESSKRRLLCLKGKETHDGSWNSYALAWPEALPFNATLLKGLTFVSYNHYDYDNIWHGLSAMVPFVAWHIRNGCESPSRWILYHWGELRFEMGPWLRTLTGATFGGAPYTESFEGVNDGQPLCFEKAVVMRHNEGGMSRDRRTETYDLMRCKARIYCNVSLEGRIPEVNKQGLPVVGMTLFMRTGSRSFTNESAVIGIFEKECAKVDGCRLMVAYSNNLTFCEQVKIMSLTDILVSTHGAQLTNMFLMDKNSSVMEFFPKGWLKVAGVGQYVYHWIASWSGMRHQGAWRDPNGDECPYAEDDRRCMSIYKNSKVGFNETYFSEWARDVLNEVKIRKLEEVAGKTIASTSACACG; from the exons ATGCTAGAGAATTTATGCATGATATGGGGATCTGATGATCTAATCTCCTTGTCACGATTTCTCACtttcgagagagagagagactcccATTACATCATGGCTAAATCAACTGTAGAACTAAGCAGACCCGCAAATCCCACTCTCAAAAAACCTTCATTTCCTAAAAAACGCACGACCATGTCAGTCTTAATTTGTTTATACTCCCCTAAGCTCTCTATCTTCCTTCTAGCCCTTTGTGtttctctcttcactctctACCACATCCAGTCCCTCCATGCCCGGACGACATCTTCACCATGGTCTTTCGTGCACCAATGGGAAAGAGTCACCAATTGCACTCAAGAACATGAATCCATGGCTGAAAAACTCCGGCAGTCGGTTACATTTCTTCCACTTAAGGACTTACGTTATGCGGATAAAGCTCTTCAAGGTCACACGTGGTTCATGAGCTCCATGTATGATACTCGTGAAGAGGGTGGGGTGCAATATCAGCAGTTTCCTTCAGAATCATCAAAACGTAGGCTACTTTGCTTGAAAGGAAAGGAGACACATGATGGTTCCTGGAATTCCTATGCACTTGCATGGCCAGAAGCCTTGCCTTTCAATGCCACGCTTCTGAAAGGCCTAACTTTTGTATCGTATAACCATTATGACTACGACAACATTTGGCATGGGTTATCAGCTATGGTACCATTTGTTGCTTGGCATATAAGAAATGGGTGTGAATCGCCTAGTAGATGGATTTTGTACCACTGGGGTGAGCTAAGGTTCGAAATGGGTCCATGGCTGAGGACCCTAACAGGGGCCACATTCGGTGGAGCCCCATACACTGAAAGCTTTGAAGGGGTTAACGATGGCCAACCACTTTGCTTTGAAAAAGCTGTGGTTATGAGGCACAATGAAGGAGGCATGTCAAGGGACAGGAGGACTGAGACTTACGATTTGATGAGATGCAAAGCTAGGATTTATTGTAATGTAAGCTTAGAGGGCCGTATTCCTGAAGTAAATAAGCAAGGTTTGCCGGTGGTTGGCATGACCTTATTCATGAGGACTGGTTCAAGATCATTCACGAATGAGTCCGCAGTGATTGGAATCTTTGAAAAGGAGTGCGCTAAGGTAGATGGATGCAGGTTGATGGTGGCATACTCCAACAATCTAACATTTTGTGAGCAG GTGAAGATTATGAGCTTGACAGATATTCTGGTATCCACTCATGGTGCTCAATTAACCAACATGTTTCTCATGGACAAAAACAGCAGTGTCATGGAGTTCTTCCCCAAGGGATGGTTAAAAGTTGCTGGCGTAGGCCAATATGTTTATCATTGGATTGCTAGCTGGTCTGGGATGCGACACCAAGGCGCATGGCGGGACCCTAACGGCGATGAATGCCCCTACGCCGAAGATGACCGCCGGTGCATGTCAATTTACAAGAATAGCAAGGTTGGATTCAATGAAACTTACTTTTCTGAGTGGGCTAGAGATGTTCTCAATGAAGTCAAAATAAGGAAGTTGGAGGAGGTAGCAGGAAAAACCATTGCTTCAACTTCTGCTTGTGCTTGTGGCTAG